The following coding sequences are from one Planctomycetota bacterium window:
- a CDS encoding LysE family transporter has product MVLELAGLAWASFVLALSGALMPGPVLAVTVAGTGRRGFWFGPGVVLGHAILEIPVVALLAIGLSAVFQNPSVLAVIGAVGTVALTWMGIGLVRQALRPRVEAAGAGLHGHGSIASGLLTSALNPYWYVWWVTQPTLLLAGAVRLGWLGVAVFFVGHIAADLGWYSLVAFGVASGRRLLEGRWYKVLVLVCAVVLFVMAGVFLALAVEKTRAVLAATS; this is encoded by the coding sequence ATGGTTCTGGAACTGGCCGGCCTGGCCTGGGCAAGTTTCGTCCTGGCGCTGTCCGGGGCACTGATGCCCGGCCCGGTTCTCGCCGTGACCGTGGCGGGCACCGGGCGCCGAGGCTTCTGGTTCGGGCCGGGCGTCGTCCTCGGTCACGCGATCCTGGAGATCCCCGTCGTGGCCCTGCTGGCGATCGGACTGTCGGCCGTGTTCCAGAACCCGTCGGTCCTGGCGGTGATCGGTGCCGTCGGCACGGTGGCCCTTACGTGGATGGGCATTGGTCTTGTGCGACAGGCCCTTCGGCCGAGGGTCGAGGCCGCCGGGGCAGGGCTGCACGGCCACGGATCCATCGCCTCGGGGCTCCTGACGAGCGCCCTGAACCCCTACTGGTACGTCTGGTGGGTGACGCAGCCGACGTTGCTCCTCGCGGGGGCCGTCCGCCTGGGTTGGCTGGGTGTGGCGGTGTTCTTCGTCGGGCACATCGCGGCCGATCTGGGATGGTACAGCCTCGTCGCGTTCGGGGTGGCGAGCGGCCGACGGCTCCTGGAGGGCCGGTGGTACAAGGTCCTGGTCCTTGTGTGTGCGGTCGTTCTGTTCGTCATGGCAGGGGTGTTTCTCGCGCTGGCGGTCGAGAAGACGCGCGCGGTCCTGGCGGCGACGAGTTGA
- a CDS encoding methyltransferase domain-containing protein → MKHEVKRKAHAEFCNWASTYDSHWLNHYLFEPSHDLAIGELKEAKPARLLDIGCGTAELATRLAGRGWETIGLDFCEPMLHQAKRKLNGSAATVRLAVGDSEHLPFADRSFCVVTCANSFHHYPHQEAVIREMYRVLQPGGRLIVIDGWPDHWIGRIIYDLVITHVEGGQVHHRESHEMERLLRGAGFVRVSQKRIYSPFPILLTRGQVPERPAAGAA, encoded by the coding sequence GTGAAGCACGAGGTCAAACGCAAGGCGCACGCCGAGTTCTGCAACTGGGCGTCCACCTACGACAGCCACTGGCTCAACCACTACCTCTTCGAGCCGTCGCACGACCTGGCGATCGGCGAGTTGAAGGAGGCCAAGCCCGCTCGGTTGCTTGACATCGGGTGCGGGACGGCGGAACTGGCGACGCGCCTCGCCGGACGCGGGTGGGAAACGATCGGCCTGGACTTCTGCGAGCCGATGCTCCACCAGGCGAAGCGCAAACTGAACGGCAGCGCGGCCACGGTCCGCTTGGCGGTCGGCGACAGCGAGCATCTGCCCTTTGCCGACCGGTCCTTCTGCGTCGTCACGTGTGCAAACTCCTTCCACCACTATCCGCACCAGGAGGCCGTGATCCGCGAAATGTACCGGGTGCTTCAGCCGGGAGGTCGCCTGATCGTGATCGACGGCTGGCCGGACCACTGGATCGGACGGATCATCTACGACCTGGTGATCACGCACGTCGAGGGAGGCCAGGTGCATCACCGGGAGTCGCACGAGATGGAGCGGCTTCTGCGGGGGGCGGGCTTTGTCCGGGTCAGCCAGAAACGCATCTATTCGCCGTTCCCAATCCTCCTGACGCGCGGCCAAGTGCCGGAACGACCGGCGGCCGGCGCCGCATGA